A genome region from bacterium includes the following:
- a CDS encoding BMP family ABC transporter substrate-binding protein: MRVKTRLLIVLAAFGLLAAACGGDETPATTAAQATSATSATTQAPAGEPISIGLVYDIGGRGDQSFNDAAAAGLDKAAAELGTQNSEASANEDGTNREELLALQASEGSDLVIGVGFLFGEPMANVAAEYPDTSFAIVDSVVDAPNVAGLIFAEEQGSFLVGVIAALKTQTGTVGYIGGVNIPLIHAFEAGFLAGVQAIDPSIQVISQYVTEPPDFSGFNDPAAGRVIAQSMFEQGADVVYHAAGGTGGGLFQAAKDYSEANNTHVWAIGVDSDQYLTAGADFQPYILTSMLKRVDVAVFNTIQAIQSGTFAPGPQVFDLSVDGVGYSTSGGYVDDIAGQLDNWKGRIVSGEIVVSRDPTDLGVVPPPPATGEPVSVGLVYDIGGRGDQSFNDAAAAGLDKAAAELGTQNSEASANEDGTNREELLALQASEGSDLVIGVGFLFGEPMANVAAEYPDTSFAIVDSVVDAPNVAGLIFAEEQGSFLVGVIAALKTQTGTVGYIGGVNIPLIHAFEAGFLAGVQAIDPSIQVISQYVTEPPDFSGFNDPAAGRVIAQSMFEQGADVVYHAAGGTGGGLFQAAKDYSEANNTHVWAIGVDSDQYLTAGADFQPYILTSMLKRVDVAVFNTIQAIQSGTFAPGPQVFDLSVDGVGYSTSGGHVDDITAELDAFKEKIVSGEIVVSRDPADYAG, translated from the coding sequence ATGCGCGTTAAGACCAGGCTGTTGATCGTGCTGGCGGCCTTCGGGCTGCTGGCGGCCGCTTGCGGCGGCGATGAAACGCCCGCCACGACCGCAGCCCAGGCGACCTCCGCGACCTCCGCCACCACCCAGGCTCCGGCGGGTGAGCCCATCAGTATCGGTCTGGTCTATGACATCGGCGGTCGGGGTGATCAGTCGTTCAACGACGCGGCGGCGGCGGGCCTCGACAAGGCGGCCGCGGAGTTGGGGACACAGAACTCGGAGGCGTCTGCCAACGAGGACGGGACCAACCGTGAGGAGCTGCTGGCCTTGCAGGCGTCGGAAGGCTCCGATCTGGTGATCGGGGTCGGGTTCCTGTTCGGCGAGCCGATGGCGAACGTGGCGGCGGAGTATCCGGACACGAGCTTCGCGATCGTGGACTCAGTGGTGGACGCTCCAAACGTGGCCGGTCTCATCTTCGCCGAGGAGCAGGGGTCCTTCCTGGTGGGTGTGATAGCGGCTCTCAAGACGCAGACCGGTACGGTCGGTTACATCGGTGGGGTGAACATCCCGTTGATCCACGCTTTCGAGGCCGGGTTCCTGGCCGGGGTGCAAGCCATCGACCCCTCTATCCAGGTGATCTCCCAGTACGTGACGGAGCCGCCCGATTTCAGCGGGTTCAACGATCCGGCGGCGGGTCGGGTGATCGCGCAGTCGATGTTCGAGCAGGGCGCCGATGTGGTGTACCACGCGGCGGGCGGCACCGGGGGCGGTCTGTTCCAGGCCGCCAAGGACTACTCCGAGGCCAACAACACCCATGTGTGGGCGATCGGGGTCGACTCCGACCAGTACCTCACCGCGGGTGCGGACTTCCAGCCCTACATCCTGACGTCGATGCTCAAGCGGGTGGACGTGGCGGTGTTCAACACCATCCAGGCGATCCAGTCGGGCACGTTCGCGCCGGGTCCGCAGGTGTTCGACCTGTCGGTGGACGGTGTCGGGTACTCGACCTCCGGCGGTTACGTGGACGACATCGCGGGCCAACTCGACAACTGGAAGGGGCGGATCGTCTCCGGTGAGATCGTGGTGAGCCGCGACCCGACCGACCTGGGGGTGGTGCCTCCGCCGCCCGCGACAGGCGAGCCGGTGAGCGTCGGTCTGGTCTATGACATCGGCGGTCGGGGTGATCAGTCGTTCAACGACGCGGCGGCGGCGGGCCTCGACAAGGCGGCCGCGGAGTTGGGGACACAGAACTCGGAGGCGTCTGCCAACGAGGACGGGACCAACCGTGAGGAGCTGCTGGCCTTGCAGGCGTCGGAAGGCTCCGATCTGGTGATCGGGGTCGGGTTCCTGTTCGGCGAGCCGATGGCGAACGTGGCGGCGGAGTATCCGGACACGAGCTTCGCGATCGTGGACTCAGTGGTGGACGCTCCAAACGTGGCCGGTCTCATCTTCGCCGAGGAGCAGGGGTCCTTCCTGGTGGGTGTGATAGCGGCTCTCAAGACGCAGACCGGTACGGTCGGTTACATCGGTGGGGTGAACATCCCGTTGATCCACGCTTTCGAGGCCGGGTTCCTGGCCGGGGTGCAAGCCATCGACCCCTCTATCCAGGTGATCTCCCAGTACGTGACGGAGCCGCCCGATTTCAGCGGGTTCAACGATCCGGCGGCGGGTCGGGTGATCGCGCAGTCGATGTTCGAGCAGGGCGCCGATGTGGTGTACCACGCGGCGGGCGGCACCGGGGGCGGTCTGTTCCAGGCCGCCAAGGACTACTCCGAGGCCAACAACACCCATGTGTGGGCGATCGGGGTCGACTCCGACCAGTACCTCACCGCGGGTGCGGACTTCCAGCCCTACATCCTGACGTCGATGCTCAAGCGGGTGGACGTGGCGGTGTTCAACACCATCCAGGCGATCCAGTCGGGCACGTTCGCGCCGGGTCCGCAGGTGTTCGACCTGTCGGTGGACGGTGTCGGGTACTCGACCTCCGGCGGCCACGTGGACGACATAACGGCCGAGCTCGACGCCTTCAAGGAGAAGATCGTTTCCGGCGAGATCGTGGTGAGCCGCGACCCCGCCGACTACGCGGGTTGA
- the lysS gene encoding lysine--tRNA ligase: MAEPETPPEREVPEGAGLAEHPLTSRRLDKVARLRAGGVEPYPLGYDRDAAAAELHERFGSLEADTRTGVEVRVAGRLMNTRRLGRLIFGVLQDYSGRIQLFAEAGGLGEEGLAGFEDLDQGDWIWALGEVMTTRRGELSVHLADFALLAKSLRPLPAKWHGLKDTEVRFRRRELDLLVNPESRRIAEVRAGVVSELRRQFEERGFVEVETPVLQVQAGGALARPFETYHNALGLPMYLRIATELHLKRLVVGGMERVFELGRVFRNEGIDARHNPEFTTLEAYQALADYHDIMRLMEEVIPAVAERVIGATGLSYQGRPLDLRPPYRRVPMLELVSEALGAAITPSTPVAELRALAGSAGLQADQDWGFGKLVEEVFDQRVEQHLWEPTFVIDHPIDISPLARQHRSVEGLVERFELYIAGAEYVDAFTELNDPLDQRARFEAQAAARAAGDQTAHPVDESFLQALELGMPPTGGLGIGVDRLVMLLTGQRNLREVVLFPHLRPEA, encoded by the coding sequence GACACCACCCGAGCGCGAGGTTCCCGAAGGGGCCGGTCTGGCCGAGCACCCTCTTACCTCGCGTCGCCTGGACAAGGTCGCCCGGTTACGCGCCGGTGGCGTCGAGCCCTACCCGCTGGGATACGACCGGGACGCAGCCGCCGCCGAGCTGCACGAGAGGTTCGGCAGCCTGGAGGCGGACACCAGGACCGGGGTGGAGGTCCGGGTGGCCGGACGCCTCATGAACACCCGGCGCCTCGGCCGGTTGATCTTCGGTGTGCTCCAGGACTATTCGGGACGTATCCAACTGTTCGCCGAGGCCGGGGGTCTCGGCGAGGAGGGTTTGGCCGGCTTCGAGGATCTGGATCAGGGCGACTGGATCTGGGCCCTAGGGGAGGTGATGACCACCCGCCGTGGCGAGTTGAGCGTCCACCTGGCCGACTTCGCACTGCTGGCCAAGAGCCTGAGGCCCCTGCCGGCCAAGTGGCACGGACTCAAGGACACGGAGGTCCGGTTCCGCCGCCGCGAGCTGGACCTGCTGGTCAACCCCGAATCCCGGCGGATAGCAGAGGTCCGGGCCGGGGTGGTGTCCGAGTTGCGCCGCCAGTTCGAGGAGCGGGGTTTCGTCGAGGTGGAGACCCCGGTGCTGCAGGTTCAGGCGGGCGGCGCGCTGGCCCGTCCGTTCGAGACCTACCACAACGCGCTCGGGCTACCGATGTACCTGCGGATCGCCACGGAGCTGCACCTCAAGCGGCTGGTCGTGGGCGGCATGGAGCGGGTGTTCGAGCTGGGCCGGGTCTTCCGGAACGAGGGGATCGACGCCAGGCACAACCCCGAGTTCACCACCCTAGAGGCCTACCAGGCGCTGGCCGACTACCACGACATCATGCGCCTGATGGAGGAGGTGATCCCGGCTGTGGCGGAGCGGGTGATCGGCGCCACCGGGCTCAGCTACCAGGGTCGTCCCCTCGACCTCCGGCCTCCCTACCGGCGGGTCCCCATGCTCGAGCTGGTGTCCGAGGCGCTGGGCGCCGCCATCACGCCGTCCACTCCCGTTGCCGAGCTACGAGCCCTGGCCGGCTCGGCCGGTTTGCAGGCCGATCAGGATTGGGGATTCGGGAAGCTGGTCGAAGAGGTGTTCGACCAGCGCGTCGAGCAGCATCTGTGGGAGCCCACCTTCGTGATCGACCATCCCATCGACATCTCCCCGCTGGCCCGCCAGCACCGTTCGGTCGAGGGCCTGGTGGAACGCTTCGAGCTATACATCGCCGGCGCCGAGTATGTGGACGCGTTCACCGAACTCAACGATCCGCTCGACCAGCGGGCTCGGTTCGAGGCTCAGGCGGCAGCCCGCGCGGCCGGTGACCAGACCGCCCACCCGGTGGACGAGAGCTTCCTGCAGGCGCTGGAACTGGGCATGCCCCCCACCGGAGGCCTCGGCATCGGCGTCGACCGGCTGGTGATGCTGTTGACCGGCCAGCGGAATCTCCGCGAGGTGGTCCTGTTCCCCCACCTGCGCCCTGAAGCCTAG
- a CDS encoding ATP-dependent Clp protease ATP-binding subunit — translation MFERFTDRARRVVVLAQEEARLLNHNYIGTEHILLGLIHEGEGVAARGLLNLGIRLDSVRSQVVETIGQGHQSPAGHIPFTPRAKKVLELSLREALQLGHNYIGTEHILLGLIREGDGVAAQVLEKLGADLPRVRHTIIQLLSGGSGDEPARAGTAPSGRGSSQSGSTVLDQFGRNLTHMARDHALDPVIGRYPEIERVMQILSRRSKNNPVLIGEPGVGKTAIVEGLAQRIVAGEVPDTLNTKQIYTLDLGALVAGSRYRGDFEERLKKVLKEIKNRGDIVLFIDEIHTLVGAGAAEGAIDAASILKPMLARGELQTVGATTLEEYRKYLEKDSALERRFQPIHVDEPTVAETVRILHGLKDRYEAHHSVRFTDSALKTAATLADRYISDRFLPDKAIDLIDEAGSRNRIFRSSSSSQIRQIDDQLSAVRNDKMEAVSAQQFERAAQLRDQERALISDRARYKAESAESSAVVDDTLIDEDEIADVLAQWTGIPVHRLTEEETARLVHMEEELHKRIIGQHDGISAVSRAIRRTRAGLKDPKRPSGSFIFLGPSGVGKTETAKALAEFLFGDEDSLIQLDMSEYMEKHTVSRLVGSPPGYVGYDEGGQLTEAVRRKPFSVVLFDEIEKAHSDVFNTLLQILEDGRLTDAQGRAVDFKNTVIIMTSNLGSESLRKKAVGFQQESDEVTYEKMKERLTDNLKKHFRPEFLNRIDEVIVFHQLTTDEVKQIVDLMLVRDREQLATQSLDLVLSDAAKTFLVSRGYDRDLGARPLRRAIQRYLEDPLAEQVLLGEYTPGTTIVVDADPDGDSLIFEMVDTPDSPPLDLVDSS, via the coding sequence GTGTTCGAACGCTTCACCGACCGGGCCCGCAGAGTGGTGGTCCTGGCCCAGGAAGAAGCGCGGCTACTCAACCACAACTACATCGGCACCGAGCACATCCTCCTCGGCCTCATCCACGAAGGCGAGGGGGTCGCCGCCCGGGGTCTGCTCAACCTCGGTATCCGGCTGGACTCCGTGCGTAGCCAGGTGGTGGAGACCATCGGCCAGGGGCACCAGTCCCCGGCCGGCCACATCCCGTTCACTCCCAGGGCCAAGAAGGTACTGGAGTTGAGCCTGCGGGAGGCCCTGCAGCTGGGACACAACTACATCGGCACCGAGCACATCCTCCTCGGCCTGATCCGCGAGGGTGACGGGGTGGCCGCGCAGGTGCTGGAGAAGTTGGGCGCCGACCTGCCCAGGGTGCGGCATACGATAATCCAACTCCTCTCCGGCGGTTCGGGAGACGAGCCCGCCCGGGCCGGTACCGCTCCGTCCGGCAGGGGTTCGTCCCAATCGGGTTCCACCGTGCTGGACCAGTTCGGACGCAACCTCACCCATATGGCCCGTGATCACGCGCTCGATCCGGTGATCGGTCGCTACCCCGAGATCGAACGGGTCATGCAGATCCTCTCGAGGCGCTCCAAGAACAACCCGGTCCTGATCGGTGAGCCCGGGGTGGGCAAGACGGCGATCGTGGAGGGCCTGGCCCAGCGGATCGTGGCGGGCGAGGTACCCGACACCCTCAACACCAAGCAGATCTACACCCTCGACCTGGGCGCCCTGGTGGCGGGGTCCCGCTACCGCGGCGACTTCGAGGAACGCCTCAAGAAGGTCCTGAAGGAGATCAAGAACCGGGGAGACATCGTCCTCTTCATCGATGAGATCCACACCTTGGTGGGTGCGGGAGCGGCGGAGGGCGCCATCGACGCCGCCAGCATTCTGAAGCCCATGCTGGCCCGGGGCGAGCTGCAGACCGTCGGGGCGACCACCCTGGAGGAGTACCGTAAGTACCTGGAAAAGGACTCCGCCCTGGAGCGCCGGTTCCAGCCCATTCACGTGGACGAGCCCACCGTTGCCGAGACGGTCCGGATACTGCACGGGCTCAAGGACCGGTACGAGGCCCATCACTCGGTGCGCTTTACGGACAGCGCGCTCAAGACGGCCGCCACCCTCGCCGACCGCTACATCTCGGATCGCTTCCTCCCCGACAAGGCCATCGACCTGATCGACGAGGCGGGCAGCCGCAACCGGATCTTCCGGAGCTCCTCCAGCTCCCAGATCCGCCAGATCGACGACCAGTTGAGCGCGGTCCGCAACGACAAGATGGAAGCGGTCTCCGCGCAGCAGTTCGAGCGGGCGGCCCAACTCCGCGACCAGGAACGGGCTCTGATCTCCGACCGGGCCCGCTACAAGGCCGAGTCGGCCGAGTCGTCCGCTGTGGTGGACGACACGTTGATCGATGAGGACGAGATCGCCGACGTGCTCGCCCAGTGGACCGGCATTCCGGTCCATCGGCTCACCGAGGAGGAGACCGCCCGGTTGGTCCACATGGAGGAGGAGCTCCACAAGCGGATCATCGGGCAGCACGACGGGATCTCGGCGGTGAGCCGGGCCATCCGCCGCACCAGGGCCGGCCTCAAGGATCCGAAGCGGCCGAGCGGTTCGTTCATCTTCCTCGGGCCGTCCGGAGTGGGGAAGACCGAGACCGCCAAGGCGCTGGCGGAGTTCCTGTTCGGCGACGAGGACTCTCTCATCCAGCTCGACATGTCGGAGTACATGGAGAAGCACACGGTGAGCCGCCTGGTCGGATCGCCACCCGGTTACGTGGGTTACGACGAGGGTGGCCAGCTCACCGAGGCGGTGCGCCGCAAGCCCTTCTCGGTGGTGCTGTTCGACGAGATCGAGAAGGCCCATTCCGACGTCTTCAACACCCTTCTCCAGATCCTGGAGGACGGTCGCCTGACCGATGCTCAGGGTCGGGCCGTGGACTTCAAGAACACCGTGATCATCATGACCTCCAATCTGGGTTCCGAGTCGTTGCGCAAGAAGGCGGTGGGATTCCAGCAGGAGAGCGACGAGGTCACCTACGAGAAGATGAAGGAGAGGCTGACCGACAACCTGAAGAAGCACTTCCGGCCCGAGTTCCTCAACCGGATCGACGAGGTGATCGTCTTCCACCAGCTCACCACCGACGAGGTCAAACAGATCGTCGACCTGATGCTGGTACGGGATCGGGAGCAGTTGGCCACCCAATCCCTCGACCTGGTGCTCAGCGACGCCGCCAAGACCTTCCTGGTCTCCAGGGGCTACGACCGCGACCTGGGCGCCCGCCCGTTGCGCAGGGCCATCCAGCGGTACCTCGAGGATCCGCTGGCCGAGCAGGTGTTGCTGGGCGAGTACACGCCGGGTACCACCATCGTGGTGGATGCTGATCCCGACGGCGACTCGCTCATCTTCGAGATGGTCGACACCCCCGACAGCCCCCCGTTGGATCTGGTCGACTCCTCCTGA
- a CDS encoding polyprenyl synthetase family protein — protein MPLSTDTIRALIEIPGVWERMERVEQRLLDVSRAGDDFLTEISQHLLLAGGKRYRPVLTQLAGEFGPTRDRRLIEAGAAVELIHIGSMYHDDVMDGAHTRRGTTSVNARWDNSLAILAGDFLIARASEIAATYLGMASVELLAHTYRDLVTGQALELKLTGDVSHGPADHYRVIGGKTASLIRTSARLGALAADAADDTVEAVSTATWELGIVFQLTDDALDLVSTGEELGKPAGSDIRHGVYTLPVLYALEGSAGSRIMALLQQEGPVTEDAVGEVIGLVREGGYVQRVLDECRHRLARAAEATAGLPDIEAREVFRRMGDFLVDRVGSVGASR, from the coding sequence ATGCCATTGTCCACCGACACCATCAGGGCCCTGATCGAGATTCCCGGGGTCTGGGAGCGAATGGAACGCGTCGAGCAACGGCTGCTCGACGTGTCCCGCGCCGGTGACGACTTTCTCACCGAGATCTCCCAACACCTGCTGCTCGCGGGAGGCAAGCGCTACCGGCCGGTCCTCACCCAGCTGGCCGGTGAGTTCGGGCCCACCCGCGACCGCCGGCTGATCGAGGCCGGCGCGGCGGTGGAGCTGATCCATATCGGATCCATGTACCACGACGACGTGATGGACGGCGCCCACACGCGCCGCGGCACCACGTCGGTCAATGCCAGGTGGGACAACTCGCTCGCCATCCTGGCCGGCGACTTCCTCATCGCCCGGGCATCGGAGATCGCTGCTACGTACCTGGGCATGGCTTCGGTCGAGCTCCTGGCGCACACCTACCGGGACCTCGTGACCGGCCAGGCCCTGGAGCTCAAGCTGACAGGCGACGTCAGCCACGGGCCCGCCGATCATTACCGGGTGATCGGGGGTAAGACCGCCAGCCTCATCAGGACCTCGGCCCGCCTGGGTGCGCTGGCCGCCGACGCGGCGGACGATACGGTCGAGGCGGTGTCCACCGCCACCTGGGAGCTGGGGATCGTGTTCCAGCTGACCGACGACGCCCTCGACCTGGTGTCCACCGGGGAGGAACTGGGTAAGCCGGCCGGGAGCGACATCCGCCATGGCGTGTACACGCTGCCGGTCCTCTACGCCCTGGAAGGGTCGGCAGGAAGCCGGATCATGGCCCTCCTGCAACAGGAGGGACCCGTAACCGAGGATGCGGTCGGTGAGGTGATCGGCCTGGTCAGGGAGGGCGGCTACGTCCAGCGGGTGCTCGACGAGTGCCGGCACCGGCTCGCCAGGGCCGCCGAAGCCACCGCCGGCCTGCCCGACATCGAGGCCCGGGAGGTCTTCCGGCGCATGGGTGACTTCCTAGTCGACCGAGTGGGATCCGTCGGAGCGAGTCGCTAG